Proteins encoded within one genomic window of Lampris incognitus isolate fLamInc1 chromosome 1, fLamInc1.hap2, whole genome shotgun sequence:
- the ptrh1 gene encoding probable peptidyl-tRNA hydrolase, protein MKRDSLIAAVRSCVLHFFKRLLSLVDMWRSLSGLTSRSLSGLTSRSLSRLTSRVLLSGPSPPVGGGEIHAQSGCRLVVGLGNPGMEGSRHSVGMAVLGALAHRLGATDRWRGDKHVSGEVVVSEIHDVHVVLLRPKLLMNINGVSVAKAVTKYNIKPEDILLVHDELDKPLGKIAIKHGGSARGHNGVRSCIDCLQTDVMTRLRVGIGRPAGKTPVDRHVLGRFSEEEREVLSSVLDRSVDLLLSQLAQQHSQSPPPPAGGRPATRQRKERGSPAAQTSNACGSV, encoded by the exons ATGAAGAGGGACTCGCTCATTGCCGCAGTTCGCAGTTGTGTGTTGCACTTTTTCAAGAGGCTGCTAAGCTTGGTCGACATGTGGCGGTCCTTGTCCGGGCTGACGAGTCGGTCCTTGTCCGGGCTGACGAGTCGGTCCTTGTCCAGGCTGACGAGTCGAGTCTTGCTGAGCGGCCCGTCCCCTCCGGTGGGCGGCGGCGAGATCCACGCGCAGAGCGGCTGCAGGCTG GTCGTGGGTTTGGGGAACCCTGGGATGGAAGGTTCCAGACACAGCGTCGGCATGGCGGTGCTCGGTGCCCTCGCTCATCGCCTCGGCGCGACCGACCGTTGGCGCGGTGACAAGCACGTGTCTGGTGAGGTCGTCGTCTCCGAGATACACGACGTGCACGTGGTGCTGCTACGTCCCAAGCTGCTGATGAACATCAATGGCGTGTCAGTAGCcaaagcag TGACTAAGTACAATATCAAGCCTGAGGACATCCTGCTGGTTCACGATGAACTGGACAAACCGCTGGGGAAGATCGCCATCAAGCATGGAGGAAGCGCCCG GGGTCATAACGGCGTGCGCTCCTGCATCGACTGTCTTCAGACGGAC gTGATGACCAGACTGCGAGTTGGGATCGGCCGGCCAGCGGGGAAAACGCCGGTGGATCGACACGTTCTCGGTCGCTTCTCCGAGGAGGAGCGGGAGGTCCTGAGCTCGGTCCTGGACCGCAGCGTGGACCTCCTCCTCTCCCAGCTCGCCCAGCAACACTCGCAGTCCCCTCCCCCGCCAGCGGGGGGCAGGCCGGCAACACGGCAGAGGAAAGAGAGGGGCAGCCCGGCGGCACAGACCAGCAACGCGTGCGGCAGCGTGTGA